A single genomic interval of Chroococcidiopsis sp. SAG 2025 harbors:
- a CDS encoding BRO family protein: MEVTPAPVTLAFEGHSIRYFAYDDAMEWVVVDVVAAVKLSGRAKTSALERLEPDDIVTRTANILGRKQKLVTVTEAGLYQLLCHGDKTIAKRFKHWLCREVLLRVNSGEMDSQLAAATQQIYQLKQKLELADATAQSTQTALFDARERAKWSERMNELRLRELEQQRQTIASLKSQLASTQTELEQCQKIIVQTASLLGTKATEIYHDSSDTDEQGQI, encoded by the coding sequence ATGGAAGTCACACCAGCTCCGGTCACTCTGGCTTTTGAAGGTCATTCCATCCGCTACTTCGCTTATGACGATGCGATGGAATGGGTGGTGGTTGATGTAGTAGCAGCGGTGAAATTAAGTGGTAGAGCTAAAACTTCTGCCCTAGAAAGGTTAGAGCCGGATGACATAGTGACCAGAACTGCCAACATCCTTGGTAGAAAACAAAAACTCGTCACCGTAACTGAAGCTGGTTTGTACCAATTGCTCTGCCACGGCGACAAAACAATAGCCAAGCGATTCAAGCACTGGTTGTGCCGTGAAGTGTTACTAAGAGTCAATTCGGGTGAAATGGATTCCCAGTTGGCGGCGGCTACTCAACAAATTTACCAACTTAAACAGAAGCTAGAACTAGCGGATGCCACAGCGCAATCGACTCAAACAGCACTTTTTGATGCTAGAGAACGGGCGAAGTGGTCGGAGCGGATGAACGAACTTAGATTGCGCGAACTGGAGCAACAGCGCCAAACGATCGCCTCGCTCAAATCCCAACTCGCCAGCACCCAGACCGAACTCGAACAATGTCAAAAAATCATCGTTCAGACTGCAAGCTTGTTGGGAACGAAAGCGACGGAGATCTATCACGACTCAAGTGACACTGACGAGCAGGGGCAGATCTAG
- a CDS encoding DUF4258 domain-containing protein, whose translation MSTDFPYILTNHARKRIMQRGISLDWIVRVLENPDHESPDAEDPELFKAWGYIPELGDRVLCVVYNETSAPWRIVTAYFDRAPWNR comes from the coding sequence ATGTCAACTGATTTCCCCTATATACTGACCAACCACGCACGAAAAAGAATTATGCAACGGGGGATTTCTCTTGACTGGATAGTACGTGTATTAGAAAATCCAGACCACGAGTCACCCGATGCAGAAGACCCAGAGTTATTTAAAGCGTGGGGTTATATTCCTGAGTTGGGAGACCGAGTATTATGTGTTGTCTATAATGAAACCAGCGCTCCCTGGCGAATTGTTACTGCTTACTTCGACCGCGCTCCTTGGAACAGATGA
- a CDS encoding DUF2283 domain-containing protein gives MMKIDFDPEVDAAYLQLDDTKILNSEEVVPGVVFDFNELGGVVGVEILGVRKKNPSHLLNLKIPFLCPDDRKAFESFLMEHAQV, from the coding sequence ATGATGAAAATAGATTTCGATCCTGAAGTTGATGCCGCTTACCTGCAACTAGATGACACGAAAATTTTGAATTCAGAAGAAGTGGTGCCTGGTGTTGTTTTCGATTTCAATGAGCTTGGCGGCGTAGTAGGCGTTGAGATCTTGGGGGTGAGAAAGAAAAACCCCAGCCATCTATTGAATCTTAAGATTCCATTTCTATGTCCCGATGATAGAAAAGCATTTGAGAGCTTTCTCATGGAACACGCTCAGGTATAA
- a CDS encoding ParA family protein, translated as MLKVAVFNLKGGTGKSTTALNLGSALASPKRRVLLIDLDGQRTLSFGLGMDGQGPTALDWLTSEGLFTPLATKTKNLSLIPGDIGLFRLNAETDLFTPALSRLTGFFDVALMDCPPSLSVASVQAILSSDRVLVPTLCEPAALRGFSEAITLIRDERPDLPIEALRVRYKPRLVLTREADDLLIESAVEMNYRLLHTIIPENISVAESIAVQKSVLDYASKSSGAASYQSLAKECSKMWRVA; from the coding sequence ATGTTGAAGGTGGCTGTATTCAATCTCAAAGGCGGCACGGGCAAAAGCACGACAGCTTTAAACCTGGGTTCCGCTCTAGCTAGCCCCAAGCGGAGAGTGTTGTTAATTGACCTGGACGGGCAGCGGACGCTTTCATTTGGCTTGGGGATGGATGGGCAGGGTCCTACAGCACTGGATTGGTTAACTAGCGAGGGGCTATTTACTCCTTTGGCGACAAAAACCAAAAACCTGTCGCTGATTCCTGGGGATATTGGTTTGTTTCGCTTGAATGCGGAAACAGATTTGTTTACTCCGGCACTATCGCGGTTGACTGGTTTCTTCGACGTGGCACTGATGGACTGTCCGCCTTCCTTAAGCGTGGCATCGGTGCAGGCAATCTTGAGTAGCGATCGCGTTTTAGTACCCACCTTGTGTGAACCTGCGGCACTGCGGGGATTTTCCGAAGCGATAACGCTGATTCGAGATGAAAGACCGGATCTACCGATTGAAGCGCTGCGGGTGCGCTATAAGCCGCGACTGGTTCTGACCCGCGAGGCGGATGACTTACTAATCGAGTCGGCTGTGGAAATGAATTATCGGCTTCTACACACGATAATTCCCGAAAATATCAGTGTGGCTGAGTCTATCGCAGTGCAGAAATCGGTTTTAGACTACGCCTCGAAATCAAGTGGCGCGGCATCTTATCAATCTCTGGCTAAGGAATGCAGCAAAATGTGGAGGGTGGCATGA
- a CDS encoding UPF0175 family protein encodes MPKVTLDLPEEVFSALRRSPEEFVRELRLAAAIYWYQKSEISQEKAATIAGLNRRDFLMALFREQVDVFAVDFDDLQRELERG; translated from the coding sequence ATGCCTAAAGTCACTTTAGATCTACCCGAAGAAGTCTTCTCTGCCCTACGCCGTTCTCCAGAGGAATTCGTGCGGGAATTGCGGCTGGCTGCTGCGATCTATTGGTATCAAAAGAGTGAAATCTCCCAGGAGAAAGCCGCTACTATCGCTGGTTTGAACCGTCGAGACTTTCTCATGGCACTCTTCCGCGAACAAGTCGATGTATTTGCTGTAGACTTTGACGACCTGCAACGGGAGTTAGAGCGTGGCTGA
- a CDS encoding CopG family transcriptional regulator: MPGKKGIPGQKGIQGQPEMYDEHKKRVNISLTPTAVERLDALAESMDVSRSELVEQVARGTIPLLTKEQAHRLGKSSALTKPRS; this comes from the coding sequence ATGCCAGGAAAAAAAGGGATTCCAGGTCAAAAGGGCATACAGGGACAGCCGGAAATGTATGACGAGCATAAAAAGCGCGTCAACATCTCACTGACCCCCACAGCTGTCGAACGCCTGGATGCTTTAGCCGAGTCGATGGATGTCTCCCGCTCAGAACTGGTCGAGCAGGTTGCCAGGGGAACCATCCCCCTGCTAACCAAAGAGCAGGCGCACCGCCTGGGAAAATCCTCAGCTCTTACAAAGCCCAGATCCTAG
- a CDS encoding site-specific integrase, which produces MKIDRHGRAKILTPIEIQLLFNSGLQNSRDRALFGICLYTACRIAEACTLRRKDVFDEKRKVRPELIVRKANTKGKLATRTIWVGEELRSLLVDYNPPSYQWFLFPGRHGKGHINPDSAARILRSACLRVGIEGVSTHSFRRTALTTMSDTSIPLRVIQEVSGHRTLDELQKYLEVRPEQVRGAIASLSMLSHVGKPVYHDLDADKQQRLVDSTLSFDDRLI; this is translated from the coding sequence ATGAAGATCGACAGGCACGGCAGAGCCAAAATACTCACCCCAATTGAAATCCAGTTGCTATTTAACTCTGGGCTACAAAACAGCAGAGATCGCGCCCTATTTGGCATCTGCCTGTATACCGCCTGCCGGATCGCCGAAGCCTGCACCTTGAGGCGAAAAGATGTCTTCGACGAAAAAAGAAAAGTGCGACCAGAACTCATCGTTCGCAAAGCCAATACAAAGGGCAAGCTGGCAACGCGCACGATTTGGGTGGGCGAGGAACTGCGGAGTTTGCTGGTTGATTACAACCCCCCATCCTATCAGTGGTTTCTATTCCCTGGTCGTCACGGCAAAGGACACATTAACCCAGATTCCGCTGCTCGTATACTGCGATCAGCCTGTTTACGAGTTGGGATAGAAGGGGTTAGTACCCACTCATTCCGGCGCACCGCACTCACGACCATGAGCGACACCTCCATCCCCTTACGAGTCATACAGGAAGTATCTGGACACCGCACGTTGGACGAATTGCAAAAATACTTAGAAGTCCGCCCAGAGCAAGTCAGGGGAGCGATCGCGTCTTTATCAATGCTGTCCCACGTCGGGAAACCAGTTTATCACGACCTAGACGCGGACAAACAACAAAGGCTAGTTGACTCCACTTTATCCTTCGATGATAGGTTAATATAG